The proteins below are encoded in one region of bacterium:
- a CDS encoding 2-oxoglutarate oxidoreductase: TTTPWGRDPKIAGYPIKISEALAQLEGSVYIERVTVNSPKNTIKAKRAIKKGFQTQIENKGFSLVEVLSMCPTGWGVNPTEAVKWIEENLIPVFPLGVIKDKNLTAKEDL; this comes from the coding sequence CCACCACCACTCCCTGGGGAAGAGACCCTAAGATTGCCGGCTATCCCATTAAGATTTCGGAAGCCCTGGCACAGCTGGAAGGCTCTGTTTATATTGAAAGAGTAACAGTCAACAGCCCCAAAAATACCATCAAAGCAAAAAGAGCAATTAAGAAGGGATTTCAAACCCAGATAGAGAATAAGGGGTTTTCCCTGGTGGAAGTACTCTCTATGTGTCCCACGGGATGGGGAGTTAACCCCACAGAAGCAGTGAAGTGGATTGAAGAGAACCTGATACCTGTTTTTCCCCTGGGAGTAATAAAAGATAAAAACTTGACAGCGAAGGAAGATTTATGA
- a CDS encoding 2-oxoacid:acceptor oxidoreductase family protein — protein MKEEIIMAGSGGQGIMFAGTLIAHAAMKEGLNVTYFPSYGAEMRGGTANCTVIVSDENIGSPVVTNPSALLAMNESSLEKFSPKVKKDGLIIVNSSLLKKEIKINDVEILKIPATELAEKLGDNKVANMVILGAYVNRSKVVSLERTMDSLKKVLGEGRKNLLKLNREALRKGEEYR, from the coding sequence ATGAAGGAAGAGATAATTATGGCTGGTTCTGGTGGACAGGGAATAATGTTTGCCGGGACTCTCATCGCTCACGCGGCAATGAAGGAAGGACTCAATGTAACTTACTTTCCTTCCTATGGAGCGGAAATGCGTGGCGGGACGGCTAATTGCACGGTGATTGTTTCTGATGAGAACATAGGTTCTCCTGTAGTCACTAATCCTTCTGCTCTTCTGGCAATGAATGAGAGTTCTTTAGAAAAGTTTTCCCCAAAAGTTAAAAAGGACGGATTAATAATAGTAAATTCATCTTTATTGAAGAAAGAAATAAAAATTAATGATGTGGAAATCTTAAAGATTCCAGCCACAGAACTGGCAGAGAAGTTAGGGGACAATAAAGTGGCGAATATGGTGATTTTAGGAGCATACGTAAACAGAAGCAAGGTGGTTTCCCTGGAGCGAACTATGGACTCTTTAAAAAAAGTGCTGGGCGAGGGAAGAAAAAACCTGCTTAAACTGAATAGAGAAGCGCTTAGGAAAGGAGAAGAATACAGATGA
- a CDS encoding N-acetyltransferase yields the protein MIRKAKISDIKELQKLINFYAERGEMLPRSLNELYENLRDFLVFEEKEEILGCCALHVSWEDLGEIKSLTVKSGYTGKGIGKKLIEGCLKETKELGIKKVFALTYKPEYFKKEGFRKIEKDELPHKIWSECINCPKFPDCDEVAMLKEME from the coding sequence ATGATTCGAAAAGCTAAAATTTCCGACATCAAAGAGCTACAAAAGTTGATAAATTTTTATGCTGAGCGAGGAGAAATGTTACCCAGGTCATTAAACGAACTCTATGAAAACCTGAGGGATTTTTTAGTTTTTGAGGAGAAAGAGGAAATTTTAGGTTGTTGTGCTCTACACGTGTCCTGGGAAGACCTTGGTGAAATCAAATCTCTGACAGTTAAGTCCGGATACACAGGAAAGGGAATTGGTAAAAAGCTCATTGAGGGATGTCTTAAGGAGACAAAGGAACTGGGGATAAAGAAAGTTTTTGCGCTCACCTATAAGCCAGAATATTTTAAGAAAGAAGGGTTTAGAAAAATAGAAAAAGACGAATTACCACATAAGATATGGAGTGAGTGTATTAATTGTCCAAAATTCCCTGATTGTGATGAAGTAGCTATGTTAAAAGAGATGGAATAG